From the genome of Prosthecobacter debontii, one region includes:
- a CDS encoding M48 family metallopeptidase — MSDFEIIDTVAGSAQLKRTGRKTLAISVMPNGDLELIAPEAAPVDAILKKVEKRLRWIRTQRRLFRDMNAVRPPPRYVSGATHRYLGRQYLLKVTAGSPAKVSLRGGFLHVEVPDKAQPEVKKALQEWYRSHARHQFQQRLKSWRTWCLDRRLPLPHLRLRAMSKRWGSALPDGTICLNPDLIKAPSACVDYVIIHEICHLKHPDHGKHFWSLLSQLVPDWKERKQRLESMEL, encoded by the coding sequence ATGTCTGACTTTGAAATCATCGACACGGTTGCGGGTTCAGCGCAGCTCAAACGCACCGGACGCAAGACCCTGGCCATCAGTGTAATGCCCAATGGTGACCTGGAGCTGATCGCGCCAGAAGCAGCACCTGTGGATGCGATTCTGAAGAAGGTGGAGAAACGCTTGCGATGGATACGGACCCAACGGCGGCTTTTCCGTGACATGAATGCCGTGCGCCCCCCCCCGCGATATGTCAGTGGAGCCACCCACCGCTATCTGGGGAGGCAGTATTTGCTAAAGGTGACCGCAGGTAGTCCGGCAAAGGTGAGCCTAAGAGGAGGCTTCCTGCATGTGGAAGTCCCTGACAAGGCACAGCCCGAAGTCAAAAAAGCCCTCCAGGAATGGTATCGAAGCCACGCCAGACATCAATTTCAACAGCGGTTAAAAAGCTGGCGCACCTGGTGTCTGGATCGCCGTCTGCCCCTCCCCCATCTTCGGCTTAGAGCCATGAGCAAACGCTGGGGCAGCGCCCTTCCTGATGGCACCATTTGCCTGAACCCCGACCTCATCAAGGCTCCTTCCGCCTGCGTGGACTACGTGATCATCCACGAAATCTGCCACTTGAAACACCCCGATCACGGCAAGCATTTTTGGAGCCTCCTCTCGCAACTGGTGCCCGACTGGAAGGAACGGAAGCAGAGGCTGGAGAGCATGGAGTTGTAA
- a CDS encoding type I restriction endonuclease subunit R translates to MNPSFQEAPISQIPALRTLQQLGYGFLTSEETAVGRKGKMGRVLLEGILGQQLRRLNKIHFKGRELAFSEENIIKAIEALRDVPFDGLVRSSEKVYDLLTLGKSLDQAIEGETKGFSLRYIDWQNPRNNVFHVTAEFEVERTGSHETRRPDIVCFVNGIPFVVIECKRPEEKGSLEQATRQVIRNWQEDEIPHLFIYSQLVLALNKNEGCYATTGTPLKFWAKWREMSDVSEQVRAAVNSPLRPEEHAKLFKGVFAFAQNDMEEQAMHGREPTGQDYLLWSLCRPERLIELARQFIIYDEGGAVKKVARYQQYFAIRSTLERVRQRDPQGKRKGGVIWQTQGSGKSLAMVLLGKALAMEPSIPNPRILLVTDRIDLDEQIYKTFHQCGKDPQQAKTGKHLQELMADDRVPVITTVLDKFRAAANASDTFKNDDEDIFVLVDESHRSQYGEANIKMQKALPRACYIGFTGTPLMKKEKNTAHKFGGFIEPAYTIRDAVEDEAVVPLLYEGRHIMQEVNQKAVDMMFEAMSEGLTKEQKADLKRKFSQRDELNKLESRLYLIAWDVSQHFSQQWKDTGFKGQLTASGKREALILKRFLDQFGKVKSEVVISGPGEIENVDEHQTAERDESVEMFWKVMMAKYGTEKEYNRQIINGFKKGEEPEIIIVVDKLLTGFDAPRNVVLYIARSLREHTLLQAIARVNRLHPGKDFGYIIDYYGVVTQLYDALELYSTLGEKFDKEDLEGTLTQVAEELKQLPALHDALWNLFKEVKNKKDEESFELALESKEVREEFYSRLSAFCRVLKMALSSIHWVNATPEEKTSRYKRDAGFFQNLRASVKIRYAEEIDYRDYEKQIQKMLNTYVQADEVIQVVEPVNIFEREAFEKEVEKMKSDRAKADTIANRTKKTITEKMEEDPFFYRKLSALLQQAIDDYKAQRISEAELLARVTSVMEQARGGNTQEGPDVLKERDLSRAFFGALKEQLAGSPGSANDETASGNVVKEDGAEYGTSPASTAPPTEQILAEAACEMEDIIRRHAVVRWRENVDAQNRMRNDLDDFLFSLQSQKGITLTFAQMDAIIETAIRIAMHRTEDV, encoded by the coding sequence ATGAACCCCTCCTTCCAAGAAGCCCCCATCAGCCAGATCCCGGCACTGCGCACCTTGCAGCAGCTTGGCTATGGCTTCCTGACCTCGGAGGAAACAGCGGTGGGGCGGAAGGGGAAGATGGGGCGGGTGCTGCTGGAGGGCATTTTGGGACAGCAACTGCGGCGGCTGAACAAGATCCATTTCAAGGGGCGTGAGTTGGCTTTCTCCGAGGAGAACATCATCAAGGCCATCGAAGCACTGCGGGACGTTCCTTTTGATGGGCTGGTGCGCAGCAGTGAGAAAGTCTATGATCTGCTAACGCTGGGCAAGAGCCTGGACCAGGCGATTGAGGGAGAGACGAAGGGGTTCAGCCTGCGCTACATTGACTGGCAGAATCCGCGCAACAATGTCTTCCACGTCACAGCGGAGTTTGAGGTGGAACGCACGGGCAGTCATGAGACCCGGCGGCCTGACATCGTGTGTTTTGTCAATGGCATCCCCTTCGTCGTCATCGAATGTAAACGACCAGAGGAGAAGGGCTCGCTGGAGCAGGCCACCCGGCAGGTCATCCGAAACTGGCAGGAGGATGAAATCCCCCATCTGTTCATCTACAGCCAGCTCGTGCTGGCCCTGAACAAGAATGAAGGCTGCTATGCCACCACCGGCACGCCGCTGAAGTTCTGGGCCAAGTGGCGGGAGATGAGCGATGTCAGCGAACAGGTGCGTGCGGCGGTGAACAGCCCGCTGCGGCCTGAGGAGCATGCCAAACTCTTCAAAGGTGTCTTTGCCTTTGCCCAAAATGACATGGAGGAGCAGGCCATGCATGGGCGTGAGCCGACAGGGCAGGATTACTTGCTGTGGTCCCTGTGCCGCCCGGAGCGACTCATCGAGCTGGCACGGCAGTTCATCATCTATGACGAAGGCGGGGCAGTCAAAAAGGTGGCCCGCTACCAGCAATACTTTGCCATCCGCAGCACTCTGGAACGCGTGCGCCAGCGGGACCCTCAGGGCAAACGCAAAGGCGGCGTCATCTGGCAGACCCAGGGCAGCGGCAAGTCTTTGGCCATGGTGCTGCTGGGCAAGGCACTGGCCATGGAACCCAGCATCCCGAATCCACGCATCCTGCTAGTTACGGACCGCATTGATCTGGATGAGCAGATTTACAAAACCTTCCACCAGTGCGGAAAAGATCCGCAGCAGGCGAAGACGGGCAAACATCTGCAGGAACTGATGGCCGATGACCGGGTGCCAGTGATCACCACCGTGCTGGATAAATTCCGGGCGGCGGCCAACGCCAGCGACACCTTCAAGAATGACGATGAGGACATCTTTGTGCTGGTGGATGAGAGCCACCGCAGCCAATACGGAGAGGCCAACATCAAGATGCAGAAGGCCCTGCCGCGGGCCTGCTACATCGGCTTCACCGGCACACCGCTGATGAAGAAGGAGAAGAACACTGCGCACAAGTTTGGCGGCTTCATTGAACCTGCCTACACGATCCGCGACGCGGTGGAAGACGAGGCGGTGGTGCCGCTGCTCTATGAAGGGAGGCACATCATGCAGGAGGTGAACCAGAAGGCCGTGGACATGATGTTTGAGGCCATGAGCGAGGGCCTGACCAAGGAGCAGAAGGCCGACCTGAAACGGAAGTTCAGTCAGCGGGACGAACTAAACAAACTGGAGAGCCGCCTCTATCTGATCGCCTGGGATGTCTCGCAGCATTTTTCCCAGCAGTGGAAGGATACCGGCTTCAAGGGGCAGCTCACAGCCTCAGGAAAAAGGGAGGCTTTGATCCTGAAACGCTTCCTGGACCAGTTCGGCAAAGTGAAGAGCGAGGTGGTGATTTCCGGCCCTGGAGAGATCGAGAACGTGGATGAACATCAGACTGCGGAGCGTGATGAAAGCGTGGAGATGTTCTGGAAGGTGATGATGGCCAAGTATGGCACGGAAAAGGAGTATAACCGCCAGATCATCAATGGCTTCAAAAAGGGTGAGGAGCCTGAGATCATCATCGTGGTGGACAAGCTGCTGACCGGCTTTGATGCACCACGCAATGTGGTCTTGTACATCGCCCGCAGCCTGCGTGAGCACACCTTATTGCAAGCCATCGCCCGCGTGAACCGCCTGCATCCAGGGAAGGACTTTGGTTACATCATTGATTATTATGGTGTGGTGACCCAGCTCTATGACGCGCTGGAGCTTTACAGCACTCTGGGAGAGAAGTTCGATAAAGAGGATCTGGAAGGCACCCTCACCCAGGTAGCTGAGGAACTGAAACAGCTTCCTGCTCTGCATGACGCGCTCTGGAATTTATTCAAGGAAGTGAAAAATAAGAAGGATGAAGAGTCCTTTGAACTGGCCCTGGAAAGCAAGGAGGTGCGGGAGGAGTTTTACAGTCGCCTCTCCGCCTTCTGCCGGGTGCTGAAGATGGCGCTGTCCAGCATCCACTGGGTGAACGCCACCCCGGAAGAAAAGACCTCACGTTATAAGCGGGATGCAGGCTTTTTCCAAAACCTTCGTGCCAGCGTGAAGATCCGCTACGCGGAGGAGATCGACTACCGCGACTACGAGAAGCAGATCCAGAAGATGCTGAATACTTATGTTCAGGCGGATGAGGTGATCCAGGTGGTGGAGCCAGTAAACATCTTCGAGCGCGAGGCTTTTGAAAAGGAGGTGGAAAAGATGAAGAGTGACCGTGCCAAAGCGGACACCATCGCTAACCGCACGAAAAAGACCATCACCGAGAAGATGGAGGAAGATCCCTTCTTCTACCGCAAACTTTCCGCCCTGCTGCAACAGGCCATTGATGACTACAAAGCCCAGCGGATCAGCGAAGCAGAGCTTTTGGCACGAGTGACTTCCGTGATGGAACAGGCACGTGGCGGTAATACCCAGGAAGGCCCAGATGTGCTCAAGGAAAGAGATCTGTCGCGGGCCTTTTTTGGAGCGCTGAAAGAGCAACTGGCAGGCAGCCCAGGATCTGCCAATGACGAAACAGCCAGCGGTAACGTGGTGAAAGAAGACGGTGCTGAATATGGAACCAGCCCTGCTTCCACGGCTCCTCCCACAGAACAAATCCTGGCTGAAGCCGCGTGTGAAATGGAAGACATCATCCGCCGACATGCCGTGGTGCGATGGCGTGAGAACGTGGACGCTCAGAACCGGATGCGAAATGACCTGGATGATTTCCTTTTCAGCCTTCAGAGTCAGAAAGGCATCACGCTGACCTTTGCCCAGATGGATGCCATCATCGAAACGGCCATCCGCATCGCTATGCATCGCACCGAGGATGTCTGA